The genomic window GTAAATTCATTAATATGGTGTAAAAATTAGGTATGAAGAAAAATACCCGAATTCAGTGCAAAATACCAAAACCTAAGCATCCCAGGATTCCCCTTTCAATACACAAGGTAGAATGAAGAAGAATTTTCACAACTgtcaagcaaaaataaaacaccaatatccatttaaaggaaaattaaagtaGAATTTAATATTGAAATGTCCTAACAGTTACGATTATGTTTGAAGCTGAAAGAGAAGCCCAAAAGAATGGTGCCTTATACAATGGGagtttgtatttttctctcaAGATAGTTTATTTCTCTCAAATCAGCAACATCCAAGGTTAGGTAGGCTAGAGCTGATAGAGGCCCTACAGCATCATCAGGGACCCAGCCAGGCTCTGCCATCTGTAGCATTGACTTCCATATCCTGATTAGCGTATGGCCCTGTGTGACTCTAAAACATCACCTTGCACTCAAGACTCTCAGCATGAGGAAAGGGAACTGGGGCTAAAATGGAAATGACTTTTCCATTGAGTCACCTCCCTTCAAGTGGCCTCCTAGATGCCTCATCAACATTCTGCCTACAATCTTGTTAGCCACACGAAGTCCCATGGCCACATAAAACTGCAAGGGAAACCGGGAAATGTCATCCTTTAGCTGGGCACATTGCTGCCCTGAAAtaaggatttctttctttctactcctTTTTTTGGTGGTaatttttacaaaagagaaaagaagcgTGCTTGTTGGAGTGACCAGCATTAGGGCAATCTTTGTCCCTAATGCATGCTGTGCACTGGAGCAAGCCTTAATTAGCACCTGGTCCATGCCCTGGGTGAGGGTTACTTAGATTTTGGCTTTAGCTTGCCTTTTAGTGTAGGCTTGTAGCAGGGCCAGTCAGAGATTCTTCACCTTAGGGCCATGACTTCTGAAACTATATGAGCCGAATTTTATGAGAAGTGTGTCTGATCAATTACCTGGGAAAATCAAATTTTCAAAGGAATCTGTGACTGTGAAACCATATGAGCATGATGTGTTAATGTTGATTGAGAGTGAGGAGAAGGAAGTCAGTTGTGGGCtcttttctcatctttgaaaCCCCACAGTCAAGGcattccttcattcttttccCATGCATTCTTGAGTATGCTGAAGAGGGCAATCCTGGTGAAATCATTCAACCATTCCCAGTGTTGTAAAGTAGTGATAAACTAATGTGGTTAAAGTCTGACTGGAAATGGGCAGATTTCTTCCTTATAGTGTATCCCTATCCAGGTTATggatatttcaaaaaatattaagtttTTGAATTAATGTTAAGTCACACTaatacatttttcatagaaaaattGTAACATTAATAGCATGAAAAAACTTCGTAAATCTCAGTTTCAGTGTTGAGTCTTCCACACACTAACTACATGATACTGAGCCTGTATCCTCAGTCATAAAATAATAGTGTCTGCCCCACGGTGTTTAAATTAAACATGGTGACAGAGAGGAAAGCCCCAGCCTTATGTCTGACAGCGAGGTTACATTTAATGGCAGTTCCCCATCTCTTTCAGCAACTTTCAAACAAAAGAGCCTTTTCCCAAATGATACAGCACTAGGGCCTTGGGTTTACTGCTCCCAAGATAGTTTCGTCTAGATTTGGGAACTATAAATGTAATTACTTCCTGTCCTTGTGTAGAGAGCTCTTTTGGTATTAGAGGGTTCTAAATGACTATAATATCGAGACAGTATGCAGGAGTTTTTTGAGGACACAGATTTTTGAAGGGTGCAGGTATAAGGGAAAACTAAGACTATGATTGTTTTCTGGAGGGAATGAATTTAAGATAGAAAAGGGCTTAAAGGGGGATGCAGGCTGGGAAAACTTCATTGTAGAACATAAGAGGAAATGGATAAGTATATAAACTGACAattgaaaagaaatacaaatttttttctcaACCCTCAACTTCATTTGGAGCTACCTCAGGTGCTAcacgtgaatttttttttttaacccaaataATGAAACCATCTAATATAGCTGCTGCATAGGTTCAGTGATAatgattcctttttctccttttagctTTTGATGCTGTATTTTGTCTACATTGTTATCATGTGTCTTGCAATTTGATGTATTCTGTCATACATGGAAAACACTGACATTGATGTGTAGACACCAGGACCCTGGGGAAAGGCTGATAGATCACTGATTTGATTTTGTTGCCAGATATAGCTAGTAATTAGCTTACCACTTTGAAGAGCATAAAAAGTTTCTTCTTAGttcaaatcaaaagaaaatgtgaattagCAAAAACTTTGCTAAAATCTGTGATGGAGTTGGTCTGTGCATATTATGTAGAGATTGACTAAGAAAAATAATGGCAGCAAGAACCGCAGCTGTGGTATGTAGCTACATAAGGTTGACAAATGCTTTGCTCTTTTTGTCCTTACATGAAGGGACTCATGTAAGATCAGCCTGAAAAGAGGTTGTTGGGTGTTAATGTGGATACACTGTCAGGTGAGGATGGTGTTTCACATTCTCTTACAAAGCCTATGACAATCCACCTTATGTCTTCCTTGCAGGACAGAGGTCAGATCAAGGCCACCCCTTCAGGATGAccttcttttctttgagaaggcCCCAAGCAGACAGATTTCCTTACCAGACTTGTCTCAAGAAGAGCCTCAGCTGAAGACCCCAGCACTGGCAAACGAGGAAGCACTGCAGAAGATTTGCGCTCTCGAAAATGAACTTGCTGCTCTCAGAGCTCAGATTGCCAAAATTGTGACCCAGCAGGAGCAGCAAAATCTCATTGCAGGTCTGTAAGTCCTACATTTGTTAGTTTAACTTGCAAACTAGAAGTTAGGAGAATGCCACTTAACTTCTAAATTAATTAGTAAGTAACAACTATTGGGGTTCTTAGAAAACCAggtgtgggccgggtgcagtggctcatgcctgtaatcccagcactttgggaggctgaggcaggcggatcatgaggtcaggagatcgagaccatcctggccaacatggtgaaacctcgtctctactaaaaatacaaaagttagctgggcgtggtggtgtgtgcctatagtcccagctacttgggagcctgaggaaggagaatctcttgaacccgggaggtggaggttgcagtgagccaagatcatgccactgcactctagcctggcgacagagcaagacttcatcttaaaaaacaaaacaaaacaaaacaaaaaacccaggtgTCAGTCCTTCTCTAAACCAGGTTAGGTTTAGATGGTGTTCATTTTGAACAATCTTGGTGCTGTCAGAGAAGATTACTAGGAAGTATCTTTTGGAAAACACTGAAATTCATACAGTTGAATCACTATATAGTGGATGCTTTCCTTTCTAATGGGAAACTTAGTTGTCTAGGATAATGGCACCAACCATATCAGACATAAGGTAATGCCATGGGTTGCCGTCTGCTTAGTGAAAGAAGCCTGGgtttttgtgtggtgtgtgttagACTGAGTGGTGTTTATTACCTGCATGTCTTGAGGCAAGCACTTGATATCTCACCTCCCTTTACTGCtctaaaaatggggataatagtacctATGTTACTGAGTTATTGTGAGAATAAATGTGGAAAGTATATAAAATGCCTTTAACACACAGCAGCTATTTAATAGTTATTCTTCCTTTTGCACAGAGTAGAACCTGAATTCAAGTCTTCTGGTCTAACACCGTTGGGTTTATTAGTGTGACATTCTCACATTGGGGAGGAAACTGTAGCCTTGAAATCCTAGCCCACTAATCTATTGGCAAGTAGAGGTTATTTTCCTATTGTTGTTTCCAAGGCCTGGCAAGCCTCAGTATTAACCAGCTCTGTTGGATAAGGACAATTAATTACCCTGCCTCTGAGCCACTTGGCTTATACTTCTGGAGTTTAACGTAATCCAGCATGGAAACCTCATTTGACCTGGGCAtggcagaggtgggtggggatGAAGGCACTCTGGGCGCTGATGCTGGACTGTGCTTATCCATGTAACTTGCTAAAATCCTCCAGTCCTACCTTTTTCTTGTCTTcaattgatttttcctttttctttacctccCTCTTCTGGCCAACTGGGAAAGTGCTACCATAAAATTTTGAAGTTCTATTTATGAGCTGAGACTTTTGAGTAAAAATCTTTTACATCAACACCTCCCCAGTCAAACTAGTTCACCCAATAAACAACTTTCTAACCTCCAGTTATGCAGAAAGAGGATTTTTAGGTCCTTACTTCATTTCCATAACTCTtatcttagttacttcttgttttagagacagggtttcactgtgttgctcaggctggtcttgaactcctgagctcaagcgacctgcctgccttggcctcctaaagtgctgggattacaggtgtgagccactgagcccagcccagtACAGGCTTTTAATGCTTAATAAGTCttatatgaaaatatacttaaaatgagTCACAAATTTGTCAGAGTTTCCTCAAATCATTGAAATAGTACTAAATTGTCAAACTGTATGTATTGAAGATAGAGTCGTTTTTGCAgtactttgttttatatttctcttaaaaGTGATTACAAACCGTGCTACAGTCAAACTTGAACATTTGATATCACAAAAAACACCTCTGTTAAGTTAAATAGAAATTTTCCATCTGGATAGTTTTGGACTGAATGATACAGTGGCTGATATTCAGGCATTTCTCATGAAGTAACTGAAACTGTCCTTCTTCTTACATAACAGTCTTTTTTTTAAGGATATTGTTTTTAGGGGTACAAAAATCTTtaacatcattttgtttttaaaaactgatattttCTTTGCTTAATACCAGCGGGATTaagtttgttttcctttgtttctgtAGGTGACTTAGATTCTACCACATCTGGTACCACACTACCACCCCCTCCGCCTCCTCCACCACCCCCGCCTCCCCCTCCACTGGGGCTCCACCAAAGTGTATCTGCCATTGATCTGATTAAAGAGCGAAGAGAGAAAAGAGCCAATGCTGGAAAGACTTTGGTTAAGAACAATCCAAAGAAACCTGAAATGCCAAATATGCTAGAGATCCTTAAAGATATGAACAGTGTAAAACTTCGGTCAGTGAAGAGGTGAGGATACATTTACCTTCTTTCTTCCCCATTTGTTTGTCTTACAAAATCAAAGTACCAGGCTTCTTGAGAAATTTTGATTATAACGTGACTGCCATGAAtagtttttagtttaaaaaaaatcgaGCCCCAGTGGCCTCTATACACAGTAGCTAAGAGATTAGCAAAATAATCTAACagttcccaggtgatgtttttagttttcccattttatttaaatatcagcCTTTTCATATAAAGTCTTCACTGCGATTGCTCAGTGAGCATTTACTAATTCAATAAAGGCATACTGTGTACCACTAGCATAGTCACTAGACATGCATGGAAGAGGGAACTCTATTGCACTGAAGGAGAGTAGAGTCCGTATTCTGCAGATACATTACGTGGCCCTTTATTGGACTCCTGTGTGCTTTTGTTGAGCACTAGCTCTAGGCTTCCATCTCACTGCTAGTAGTATTTATCAGGTCTCTATGCAGTAGCTGTGATGCTGGAGAGGTGCTGTCAGGCAAAAGGTTGACAGAGTACTTCCCTGAGGGTGGCCAGTGTATTGACCTGTCCCCTTGGTTTGTGTTCACTTCTCTAAGGTCAGAGCAAGACGTGAAGCCCAAGCCAGTGGATGCTACTGACCCTGCTGCCCTCATAGCAGAGGCTCTGAAAAGGAAATTTGCTTATCGGTATCGAAGTGATAGCCAAGATGAAGCTGAAAAAGGAGTTCCAAAGTCTGAATCAGAGGCCACTTCAGAGAGAGTGTTGGTGAGTTATTTGCCCAGATTTCTTTCCTGTTAACGTAGAAATCCATCTCCTTGCCAAGCACTTGCATTTTGCAAGTGATTCACCTGTGTCATCTGTAAGTTCCAAAGGGAGGTGATGCAGGATTTGGTCCCTGCCTTACAAGTACATCACGGCTAGTTGGGAAAAGGATGACATGTTTGCTTAGCATTTACACTTTTACTTTTCTAACTATGAAAATAATAGTTGTTCATTTGGAAATTTGAAACTTGTAGaagagcagaaagaagaaagcaaaagttAACCCCTGAGCTCACTACTAAGTAATCTCCAGTGTTACATTTTCTATGCAGGGTTGTATTTTTAAGCATAGTGAAGTGAAATTCAGTATAGTAACAATGTGTATTTTGTGACATAGAAATTCAAAGTAAAGTGAGATCATTTTCTCTCAGGGCACCCTCTGAAAGTCTTCTGAAGAGGGTGAGATTTGATGTGGGCCTTGGAGGATGTGTACCATGTCAGAGGTGGAGACTGAGTACATTTCATGGAAGCTCTCACATAATAATGGATACTTTTCCTTTATTAACATTACTgtcatggggtgtgtgtgtgcttatcTATTCCAGAGAGGCAGGCATCTCAGAAATTCTAGCACCTTTGAAACTTCTTAAGACATTGGAAAGGAAACTTTGTACTTTCTCTCTTTactcagaaaagtaaaatttaacaaaagCAGGGTATTGCCAAGATGattgtagttttcatttataGGAAGCAGTTTGGCTACTTCTTTacctttcattctgttgatatgttCAGTGTTCATAACAACCTGTCAATTTGTAAAGGTTTTAATATTCCCAGTAGTTGCTTGGTTTTTCATGCAGAACATACCTAGCCCTCTAATCCATGACTggggcaggggcggggcggggggttGGGGGGCCATATTGTTACTGTTACCTGAACCAATatctttatttatactttttgtttgtttctagtttgggCCACACATGTTGAAGCCAACAGGAAAAATGAAGGCTTTAATTGAAAATGTATCAGACTCCTAATAGACAATGAGCTGCGAAAGACTCCTGGCTCCCCTGTTGATTTGTGAGGGCTAAGTTTGCTAGTAGAAATCGACACTATTTAGTAAATACCTGACTTTAGTATTCAGTGGTCTCCTTTTCAGGCTAATTGAGGATTAAGCAGTAATGAAAGCACTAagtttggttttcattttgtGAGATGGTCAGCGTTGGTGCTCTCCACAACTTACATGTGTTCTGACATGTTTCTAATATATGGCCAGGGCGTTCAGATTTCCAGTTTTGAAAACAATTGTATAGATTTCACAACACAAAAAGGACATTTGTGGATGTTACTGcacattttaaattcttaacACTAATTTATCTGTGTAAATGTTTCATATGCATATTTTTGGACATAAACAGTTTATGTAAAATTAGTAATGAATGATGGCAACGAGGGCACTGTTATCTTCGTTTGTTTTCAATGATCATTTAGCATTCAATGATGGAACAGCTGGTATAACATAAGTTGTTGGCATGAAATATTTGAGATTGGAAACTTCTTGCCTTGAACAGAACTTATATCTTAGATTCTCTCTCACATTTTCTTGGAGCTGGGGTTTGAATAGGAACCAGATGATGTTCACTGCTGAAATTCCATAATGCTTCCCACTGAAGGGACGTTGAGAAACAGGAAAGCTGCTTTCACGCCATTGCCGTCCAGTACTGACAGGGAAGAAAGATGTAGTTTTCCAGTAGTGATGAATCAAATTATTGAATTAAATTTCTTCTTAAGTAAAAACTCAGAATGTACCATCTTGTTTCCTTTCAGTTGATTAAATGGCATCATAAAGATGACTTTGCTAAGTTAATACTTCTGGAAATGTCAGagtagagttaaaaaaaattttaatataagcCAAAATATTAACTTTAATGAAACATAGAATTGGCAAATGAATTTCCTATAAATTGTCATTGGTCAGAATGCTGTTTTGTTTAGTTATATTACACAATATAAACCATAGGTGTTATTAGAAGTGAAGAACTGCCTTTTTCATCGGGGGCTTTTAAGGACTTGctgtaaatgattattttaaaaatgctttataaatcttcatgatttttctatttctgatacACTCAGCTATAGTTAATGCCAGAGTATCCTACCCGGAgtaaatatttggaatatttaaaTCTAGTAAAAGTAGAAAGTTATACTTCCTGGGATTATTAGGAGATGGGAGTAGACATTCACTTTTAACTTCTCGAAAATACATGCATTCtcctaaatattaaaaatgacttGGGGTAATGACATGGCTTGGTTATTCTGTTTAAATTTGTACTATGACTTATGTTATACATGTTCATGTTCACCTCTCATCCATCCATTTTATGgggtttaaaattctctttaacaaaattcagaaaatttaccTGAAACTTATTTTGACCTgctaagaaacatatttttatataagtatTGAATTTTGGACAGTGCCCCCATATAAGGAAGTTACTGTTTCAAAATAAAGcaaactgttttattttccttggaCCATAGTGcctccatttttgttttcttttttcacagtaGGTAAGATTCTTTTGCACAAGTAGCTTctttagaataattttctttctgcatttttcaAGTGGAATTATATTCCTTAAAATAAGCTCTTAAAATCACCTTTCACTTTTTCTCATATAAAGGGATCACAGCATTAAAACAGGACAGTCATGAAGTATCTGAGTTGTCTCAGGGTTCTCAAACCCATAATCTCCTTCTGAGATTGGTGAAATTTGTTTTCCCAGCTTCTCCCACACCCACCTCATTCAGTTTCTGGTTCTTTCACCCAACACAACACCTGAAGTAAAAGACCTTAAGAATAGTTATACCTCAGCTAGGTATTAGGTATTAGAAAGAAAGGTAACTAACTTTCCTGTGTTTTGTCTGAGTTCTGACTGAGGgactctccatatatatatatatacacacacacacacacacacacagagagagagagagagagagagagagaatatatgaGACAGAATGAGAAGATCTGAGTCAGAGAACACTGGACTTGGAGCTTTACATGATCCCCTGTTAAGTAAGTTATCTTTACTTTTGCATTATTTTACACAGGGTCTCTGTAGTTTCCAATAGAATGATTTCTCTGGTAGTCCCTGGCACCTGTAAAAGGCATCATCCTATGCACTTGCTTGTGCAGGCTTGGTGTAGGAGGGGTAGGACTTGCAGTCTCTAGTTCTGGTTGTTTCCCCAGTCGCAGGCCCTTCTGCATAAAACTTGTGCCTTCTTTCTCTATTAGGAATGCctatgtgtctgtgtctctggTGAAGAGGAAAACACGTAGGAATAATAACTAGCAGAAACAAATACTTAGGAAAAACCATAGTTCTGATAACTTCTCCAGAAATAGAAGTTCTCTCCGTGGGATAGAATCTGGCAGACAGTAAACTTTCAGCCCAACAAAGTCAGCGTTGGGATTGTCAGACAGAATAGGACACTTGGTTTCAGTTGTAGTAGGGTCCTGTTTCTGtgtcctctttccctttctcatcCTAGAGATTTAGCATTCTTCTCTGCTACCCTATTGATCCTATTTGTTAGGATTCTTCTTAGACTTGCCCTATAAACCTTATAAACAATCTAGCTCTTCCTTGGTCTTGATCCTTAAAGCGATCCTTTAAGGATGGGATAATAAAAGTAGCATAACCAAGTAAGGATCTAGAACTTTTGCACACTTCCCCCCAAAACTATTATCCTTAGTCCAGTTCATGTGGTCTAGAAACCTTAATGTTCCTAAAGCTGGAACTTCTCCGATACCATCCTCCAGCCCCTTGTTAAGGTCACAGAGGGCTCGGCTCCTTTGTTAAGGGCAGAGTAGAACACAAGTATCTTTTAGACATTTTCAGGAGGGTAAACGTTAAGGCAGCTCAAACAGTGCCTCCTGTTCATACCAAATGGTTATCTCAGGGCAGTCCTTCATAACCCAACTGGATAAGCCTTAATTTGGGGAGAAAGGCCAGACTCTTCATAACAAGGTTTTAACCAAAGGTATGAAAACATTCTGTTAATGTTGCCTAATGACCGCCCCTCTTCGTTAGCCAGATACGCTTTTTATCGAAAGGTGAAAGAAGGTGTATTCCCCAGGTACTGTGTTGTGGAAACTAGGTATCATTTTAAGGGTGAAAAAGGATACAACTAGAGCATAGTTGGAAATCATTCTGAAATACTAGCGTGAGTACAAGGGGAGAGAAGTGCGTAAGGTACTTATCGCGGGGGCTGGGCTGTCCAGatccccccaacccctgccttCCCTTCTGCAAGGGGCACGCCTGGTAATGCAGCGACTGCTGTGTAACCCAGGACACAGCCTTGATGAGCTGTTCCAATCAGGTTCTCCCTCATGAATTTGAGTAGGAAGCCTCTACAGTGAATCAGTGCCAGGAGCTCAAATAAAGATATCATGAGGTACAATTGTATCCATGCATTTATACAAGTAGAAATTATCAAGAAATGAACTAAGAATAGCCATAGTGACTTTGATTTAGCACTTACCTTATGTCAAtagttaattttactttaaggaaCAGACAGTTTATAGGTTAGGGAGCCACTCAGATTAGGTAACCTGCCTAAGGACCGAAACCTAGGTCTGACAAGCTGTAAAGACAGTGCTCACCAGAACTGACCATTCCAGCACCTGGATCTCAGATTtccagcctcaagaactgtgagaaataactgttgtttataagtcacccagtttcTGGTTCTTTGTTCTAACAGCCTGAGTGGACTAAGGCAAGCACTATCCTTTCTAATATTTCCTTCAAAAGGTTCATCTTTAGATCTGTAACCTTTACTAATTTCAACTAAGTTAAGGGAACTTGGGAAATCATTACAGTCTCCTGTTTCTTTACAGGACATGGCTCAACAATAAAGAAATACTTCAAATCTGTGTTCAGAAATGTCACGTAAATAAATGTACAGCTTAAAGATAGGTGTTGTAATACAAGATGGAATGTCTTGGCAAAGACTTATTGATGGGACCAGTGGAAAGCTTCAGTAAACCAATTACATTGCTGTGCTTCAATTTTAAATTATAGCCAACAAGAAATCTAATATTAACAGGAGtggacgggtgtggtggctcacgcctgtaatcccagcactttgggaggctgaggcaggtggattacctgaggtcaggagttcaagaccagcctggccaacatggtgaaaccctgtctctactagaaatacaaaaattagccgggcatggtggggcacacctgtaatcccagctactcaggaggctgagacaggagaattgcttgaacccggaaggtggaggttgcagtgagccaagatcacgccactccactctagcctgggcaacagagtaagactccatctcaaacacacacacacacacacacacacacacacacacacacaccccaaaaacaaaaaaaaaacctgtttctctCTTCCCCACCATTCTATTAGACTTTAAGCTGGGTTTCAGGACAACTTAGAATGTGTAGGTATAAGACTAAAATATGTAATTGATGAAAGTATTTTACCTAAAGTAGCATATTgaacatttaaaactattttagaatCAAATTTGAAGGCTAAGTAACTTTATCGGTCATAGATGTTAActatttttgaaacggagtcttattctgttgcccaggctggagtgcagtggtgcaatctcagctcattgtaacctctgcctcttgggttcaagagattatcctgcttctgcctctccagtagctgggattacaggcacacaccaccatgcccggctagtttttgtacttttttttagtagagatggggtttcgccatgttggccagggtggtctcgaactcctgatgtcggATCTGTCTGCTTCggactcccaaagagctgggattatggacatgaaccgccacacccagccaacaattttataaatacaaGAATTACTAGATACGGTGTCATTTTTATCATTACCTGAACGAAACCCTACATTCTCCTAAACAACCCAACACTATTTATATTGCACCATACGGAAACCCGTCATATTATATAACATGTTGCACAtattattctgtcacccagacaccCAGACATGTTGAGAACAGAAAACAAGGTTTGTAGTTTTTAATACCCTCTTTATTACATCTAGTGCTATCTTCTGCACACAACAGAAACTTGGATACTGCTTACCGCATGACTCCAGTATAGACAGAAGGGTTTCAATATAATCTCTTAGTAATAAATTGATAGCTAAAAAGGGAACACATTAATTCCAAATTAATTTGTTCAACAAACGTTTATTAATGGCCCAGTGTACACCAGCCCATGCTGGGCACAGGAGCCAGGAAGATGGAGGAGACCTGCTGGGTGCTGTCCATCAGCTCACTCCCAAGTGGTAGTCATTCCACCCGTAGACCATGGGCTCTTGGGGGCCTTCCAGATGACACAAGTCATTAGCAAGGAACAGCTGCTAAGTCTTGCACAGATCTATATTACTCCGTGTTTCAAATGTATGCCAATGCTACAGTGATTAATACGCACATTCCTTTGAAAGCAATACTGAATTCCTATTAGCTATTGGTCACTGTGTATTTTCTCAGGAGATACTGACTGAGGGGATTTTAAACAAcatttatacattaaaatatttatacatgcTCGAAAACATTGGAAATACCTGATgtgaaagttttaagaaaatagaaagtttaataaaaaccaaaaaaccattTTGGAAAAAGAGATCATTTTCAGAGTCTTCAAGGAATTACTAGCACCTCTAATCTGTACCTCAGGTACAAATATATTTGTttgcaaaggacataaaataGGATTTTTACTTTTATACAAAGAGTATCATTACAAACCATCACATTTACAGTGAGTACAAATATTGACCAGGaaccaatttgtttttcttttttaaagttaggACTTGTCAAAATTTTCTCTCCAAGGACCTTTTACTCCTAGAGCAGAGACTCCCTCAGTCCCTGAAATGTTGAGCCAGGAGGCCCAAAGGGTGGCCATGTGTGTGAAAATTTTTAGTCTCccatgtaaaataaattttgcatTCTGTTCTGTAATATttacttgcttttttaaaaagtaatcttttaaatatttaactgtttcctaaaatttttctagaaaaaaaatcaatattccaGTAATATAGGTCCTATTTAAGCAGCAGAGCTATAGGCCTGATGCAAGcctctcacacctgtaatcccagcactttgggaggccacggtggcaggactgcttgagccgaagagttcaagaccagccaagccaacaaagtgagaccttgtctctgcaagtttttttttttttttccagacggacttgctctgttgcccaggctggagtgcagtagcacaatctctgctccctgcaacccccgccacctgggttcaagcgattctcctgcctcagcctccc from Macaca mulatta isolate MMU2019108-1 chromosome 8, T2T-MMU8v2.0, whole genome shotgun sequence includes these protein-coding regions:
- the MTFR1 gene encoding mitochondrial fission regulator 1 isoform X2, which produces MLGWIKRLIRMVFHQVGVSMQSVLWSRKPYGSSRSIVRKIGTNLSLIQCPRVQFQINSHATEWSPSHPGEDAVASFADVGWVAKEEGECSAKLRTEVRSRPPLQDDLLFFEKAPSRQISLPDLSQEEPQLKTPALANEEALQKICALENELAALRAQIAKIVTQQEQQNLIAGDLDSTTSGTTLPPPPPPPPPPPPPPLGLHQSVSAIDLIKERREKRANAGKTLVKNNPKKPEMPNMLEILKDMNSVKLRSVKRSEQDVKPKPVDATDPAALIAEALKRKFAYRYRSDSQDEAEKGVPKSESEATSERVLFGPHMLKPTGKMKALIENVSDS
- the MTFR1 gene encoding mitochondrial fission regulator 1 isoform X1, whose product is MLGWIKRLIRMVFHQVGVSMQSVLWSRKPYGSSRSIVRKIGTNLSLIQCPRVQFQINSHATEWSPSHPGEDAVASFADVGWVAKEEGECSAKLRTEVRSRPPLQDDLLFFEKAPSRQISLPDLSQEEPQLKTPALANEEALQKICALENELAALRAQIAKIVTQQEQQNLIAGDLDSTTSGTTLPPPPPPPPPPPPPPLGLHQSVSAIDLIKERREKRANAGKTLVKNNPKKPEMPNMLEILKDMNSVKLRSVKRSEQDVKPKPVDATDPAALIAEALKRKFAYRYRSDSQDEAEKGVPKSESEATSERVLCLRSEGRRKIQIERTMTHSIADSYRHFD